The following proteins are co-located in the Telopea speciosissima isolate NSW1024214 ecotype Mountain lineage chromosome 9, Tspe_v1, whole genome shotgun sequence genome:
- the LOC122639127 gene encoding probable polygalacturonase At3g15720, producing the protein MGSLGTPRDMHDYVVASRYLGVSILSFLFCLASIFAWASSRYVPSVKIFDVMDFGAVGDGKTDDSLAFLKAWARACKSTARSTLSIPDKTFLLNPLKFFGPCKSSNITVQISGKLTAPSDISEWKVSERDFWIQFGFIYGLTITGSGSAQIDGRGLSWWNCKNDKKCLKVPNFYPNFSDLLLQTLVINNTIGLRMNGLKFIDSPRMHLVIGHSSWVQVSQLYIVAPEDSPNTDGIHVTHSKHVEITDSIIGTGDDCISIETRSIDVNISRIKCGPGHGISIGSLGDDVAKAIVEKIHVSNCQFVGTMNGARIKTWQGGTGFARGITFVDFTMTAVDHPIVIDQYYCNGGHNCTNQCVGDLQQILITNAKTLAVQVSNVMFSRIKGSSTRKVAIDLACSETVPCTNIYLEDIVLRSTTPGNETTAYCDSVYGTASSVEPFVKCLA; encoded by the exons ATGGGTTCGCTGGGTACTCCAAGAGACATGCATGACTATGTAGTGGCGTCTCGTTATTTG GGCGTttctattctctcttttttgttttgtttggctTCAATATTTGCATGGGCTTCTTCAAGATATGTCCCTTCAGTGAAGATTTTTGATGTCATGGACTTTGGAGCAGTTGGAGATGGCAAAACTGATGACTCTCTG GCATTCTTGAAAGCATGGGCTAGGGCTTGTAAAAGTACTGCACGTTCCACCTTAAGCATTCCAGACAAGACCTTCTTGTTGAACCCATTGAAATTTTTTGGTCCATGCAAATCATCTAATATTACTGTCCAG ATTTCAGGAAAGCTAACAGCTCCAAGTGATATATCAGAATGGAAAGTTTCTGAAAGAGATTTCTggattcaatttggttttatttatgGACTAACAATCACTGGATCAGGATCTGCCCAGATTGATGGACGTGGTTTGTCCTGGTGGAATTGCAAAAATGATAAA AAGTGCTTGAAAGTGCCCAAT TTTTACCCTAACTTTTCTGATCTGTTACTGCAGACATTGGTAATCAACAATACAATTGGTCTTCGAATGAATGGTTTGAAATTCATTGACAGCCCAAGAATGCATTTGGTAATTGGACACTCTAGTTGGGTTCAGGTTTCACAATTGTATATTGTAGCACCTGAGGACAGTCCAAACACAGATGGTATACATGTAACTCATAGTAAACATGTTGAGATCACAGACTCAATCATAGGAACTG GAGATGATTGTATTTCAATTGAAACCAGAAGCATCGACGTGAATATTAGTCGAATTAAATGTGGCCCGGGACATGGCATAAG TATTGGAAGCTTAGGGGATGATGTAGCAAAAGCAATAGTTGAAAAAATTCATGTCTCGAATTGTCAGTTCGTTGGGACGATGAACGGGGCACGGATAAAGACATGGCag GGTGGAACTGGTTTTGCTAGAGGGATCACATTTGTGGACTTCACTATGACTGCAGTTGACCATCCTATTGTCATTGATCAGTACTACTGTAATGGTGGACACAATTGCACAAACCAA TGTGTTGGTGATCTTCAACAAATTCTTATCACGAATGCAAAGACATTGGCTGTTCAAGTAAGCAATGTTATGTTCTCCAGGATAAAAGGGTCTTCCACAAGAAAAGTCGCCATTGATCTTGCATGTAGTGAGACTGTTCCTTGCACAAACATCTATTTAGAGGATATTGTTCTGAGAAGTACCACTCCAGGAAATGAGACAACTGCTTATTGTGATTCTGTATATGGAACTGCATCTTCTGTCGAACCATTTGTCAAATGCCTAGCATAG
- the LOC122639128 gene encoding GDSL esterase/lipase At1g29670-like translates to MKHQISCSNPASKEIEPDTNGMFVFGSSLVDNGNNNFLMDKTNSVDYLPYGIDFPLGPSGRYTNGKNVIDELGELLKLPFIPPFKHPTTKGHNILHGVNFASGGSGILDDTGTPGTVITMRQQVKNFEKDTLSQLGHQLGHTSTNSLISSGILSKYLFVIGVGGNDYLLNYLKSNHPGLISFEAFTANMTMELSNELKMGCFLPLNKAVSLYNSHLKFLVDVLKPKMPGSNLVYVNSYDIISDIIKNPNPRGFNDIRNACCELNESGVLCKRGGKACGDRNSHVFFDGLHPTEAVNKLIAKSAYDSSSSVETYPMNVQALAKL, encoded by the exons ATGAAACATCAAATCAG TTGTTCTAATCCTGCTTCCAAGGAGATTGAACCTGATACCAATGGTATGTTTGTGTTTGGGAGCTCCTTGGTTGATAATGGAAACAACAACTTCCTGATGGACAAGACAAATAGTGTTGATTACCTGCCTTATGGGATAGATTTTCCTCTTGGGCCTAGTGGAAGGTACACTAATGGAAAGAATGTTATAGATGAGTTAGGAGAGTTGCTTAAGCTTCCTTTCATCCCACCATTCAAACACCCCACTACAAAGGGACATAATATTCTTCATGGTGTGAACTTTGCTTCTGGTGGTTCTGGGATACTTGATGACACTGGTACACca GGCACTGTGATCACTATGAGGCAACAAGTGAAGAACTTCGAGAAGGACACATTGTCACAATTAGGACATCAACTAGGGCATACAAGCACTAATTCACTCATCTCCTCTGGTATCCTCTCGAAGTATTTGTTTGTGATTGGAGTAGGTGGAAATGACTACCTATTGAATTACCTCAAAAGCAACCACCCTGGTCTTATCAGTTTTGAAGCTTTCACTGCAAACATGACTATGGAATTATCTAATGAACTCAAG ATGGGTTGCTTCTTACCCCTTAATAAGGCTGTTTCTCTATACAATTCTCACTTGAAATTTTTAGTTGATGTGTTGAAGCCTAAAATGCCAGGTTCTAATCTAGTTTATGTTAATTCTTACGATATCATCAGCGATATTATAAAAAATCCTAACCCTAGAG GTTTCAATGATATACGCAATGCTTGCTGTGAATTAAATGAAAGTGGAGTACTATGCAAGCGAGGAGGGAAGGCATGTGGAGATAGGAATTCTCATGTCTTCTTTGATGGGTTGCATCCAACTGAAGCTGTAAACAAGTTGATAGCTAAGAGTGCTTATGATTCCAGTTCCTCTGTTGAAACTTACCCCATGAATGTTCAAGCACTAGCCAAGCTTTAG